A part of Quatrionicoccus australiensis genomic DNA contains:
- a CDS encoding CHASE domain-containing protein — MDEYRTRAAALLSLLPWLALLASLGTTWLVWDHERNSANNEMRSQFNFALRETVSRIEQRVAAYEQMLRGVQSMLATTSLKNRKAVHDYIESLQLDANFSGVQVIGVVELVTAQDKTRHEAAMRQLGLADYRIEPAGERKIYAPVIQREPYFGRNRTNLGFDAWSEPRRQEAMIRARDSGMAAISGKVRLAVDDASTATPGFIMYLPVFAHDQPHDNLAQRRAHLVGWVFASFHMNDFMASLYGRQPSGLALSIYDEVDPTEAALIYRSTDGKEKPEPAGKNTLSTIEYMVVAGHNWTVSLSTQQQFEKLYDRDTDFVIAAAGTCLSFALAALVWLLLNGRSRALRLAARMTEKLRHMAQHDLLTGLPNRALFSDRLQQELARAKRLNGQFALIFLDLDHFKPINDNFGHAVGDQLLLEMAQRLRTTVRAADTVGRIGGDEFVILMTELTDASDALSLAEKICEAVRQPVTVNGVEQRVSCSLGIAIYPTDGIDEITLTKRADAAMYRTKENGRDGIELAARMTSSRF; from the coding sequence ATGGACGAGTACCGAACCCGCGCGGCAGCACTCCTTTCGCTGCTGCCGTGGCTGGCGCTGCTCGCCTCGCTCGGCACCACCTGGCTGGTTTGGGATCACGAGCGCAACAGTGCAAACAATGAAATGCGTTCGCAGTTCAACTTCGCCCTGCGCGAAACGGTCAGCCGCATCGAGCAACGGGTTGCGGCCTACGAGCAGATGCTGCGTGGCGTGCAAAGCATGCTGGCGACCACCAGCCTGAAGAACCGCAAGGCTGTTCACGACTACATCGAGTCACTGCAGCTTGATGCCAATTTTTCCGGGGTTCAGGTGATTGGCGTCGTCGAGCTGGTAACGGCGCAGGACAAGACCCGACATGAAGCGGCGATGCGCCAGCTTGGCCTGGCGGATTACCGGATTGAACCGGCCGGCGAACGCAAAATCTACGCACCGGTCATCCAGCGCGAACCGTACTTTGGCCGCAACCGGACCAATCTCGGTTTTGATGCCTGGTCCGAACCACGACGCCAGGAGGCCATGATCAGGGCCAGGGACTCGGGAATGGCCGCGATTTCCGGCAAAGTCCGCCTCGCCGTAGACGACGCAAGCACTGCAACGCCGGGCTTCATCATGTACCTGCCGGTTTTCGCCCACGACCAGCCGCATGACAACCTGGCCCAGCGCCGTGCCCATCTGGTTGGCTGGGTATTTGCCTCGTTCCACATGAACGACTTCATGGCCAGTCTGTATGGCAGGCAGCCATCCGGCCTCGCCCTGAGCATCTACGACGAAGTTGATCCGACCGAGGCGGCACTGATCTATCGCTCGACAGATGGCAAGGAAAAGCCTGAGCCGGCTGGCAAGAACACGCTGAGCACCATCGAATACATGGTTGTCGCCGGCCACAACTGGACTGTTTCGCTATCTACACAACAGCAATTCGAGAAGCTCTACGATCGCGATACCGACTTCGTCATCGCCGCCGCCGGCACCTGCCTGAGCTTCGCCCTGGCGGCACTGGTCTGGTTGCTGCTCAACGGCCGTAGCCGCGCCTTGCGTCTGGCCGCCAGAATGACCGAAAAACTACGTCACATGGCGCAGCACGATCTGCTCACCGGACTCCCCAACCGGGCCCTGTTCAGCGACCGCCTGCAGCAGGAACTTGCCCGGGCCAAGCGCCTGAACGGGCAGTTCGCGCTGATATTTCTCGATCTCGATCATTTCAAGCCGATCAACGACAACTTCGGCCATGCCGTCGGCGACCAGCTTTTGCTGGAGATGGCGCAACGCCTGCGCACGACCGTCCGCGCCGCCGATACGGTCGGCCGCATTGGCGGCGACGAATTCGTCATCCTGATGACGGAATTGACCGATGCGAGCGACGCGCTCAGTCTGGCGGAAAAAATATGCGAGGCAGTACGCCAGCCGGTAACGGTCAACGGCGTTGAGCAGCGGGTTTCCTGCAGCCTGGGCATCGCCATTTACCCGACCGACGGCATCGATGAAATCACGCTCACCAAACGCGCTGACGCGGCCATGTACCGCACCAAGGAGAACGGTCGCGACGGCATCGAACTGGCCGCCCGGATGACCAGCAGCCGGTTTTAA
- a CDS encoding DUF3149 domain-containing protein: MAWDLLFTSDIGLFSLFTIAFMIVMGVYIGRYAMQHMKSDAKDAASNSGSAGVAH; the protein is encoded by the coding sequence ATGGCATGGGATCTGTTGTTTACGTCGGATATCGGGCTGTTCAGCCTGTTTACTATCGCTTTCATGATCGTCATGGGTGTGTATATCGGGCGCTACGCGATGCAGCATATGAAGTCGGACGCCAAGGATGCCGCTTCGAATTCCGGTTCGGCAGGTGTCGCCCATTGA
- the ppsA gene encoding phosphoenolpyruvate synthase, giving the protein MEPIVIPFEQLRMTDVEQVGGKNSSLGEMISQLAGTGVRVPGGFATTASAYREFLAQSGLDNKINAALDALDVDDVNALAACGAQIRQWIMETPFPMSLTVAITEQYQRLVADSTADMSFAVRSSATAEDLPDASFAGQQETFLNIVGLENILHAIKEVFASLYNDRAISYRVHKNFVHADVALSAGIQRMVRSDKGAAGVMFTLDTESGFRDAVFVTSSYGLGETVVQGAVNPDEFYVHKPMLAAGKKAVVRRNLGSKMIKMTFSAEKVAGKSVVTEDVEESLRHQFSLNDEEVMELARYAMIIEAHYGRPMDIEWGKDGIDGKLYILQARPETVQSQAHAGKVEKFKLKSFSKVLASGRAIGQKIGVGPVRIVKDPKEMDQVKPGDVLVADMTDPNWEPVMKRASAIVTNRGGRTCHAAIIARELGIPAIVGCGDATETLTEGEIVTASCTEGDTGHVYRGSLDFEVTSRDITAMPDVPVKVMMNVGNPELAFEFAQLPNAGVGLARVEFIINNVIGIHPKAILDVDRLPASKRDEIKRRARGYASPKEFFVEKLVEGVSTIAAAFWPNPVIVRLSDFKSNEYRKLLGGELYEPEEENPMLGFRGASRYIAQSFRDCFEMECRAMKKVREEMGLTNVQLMVPFVRTVGEGQGVVDLLAEHGLKQGENDLKLIMMCEIPSNALLADDFLKIFDGFSIGSNDLTQLTLGLDRDSGLVANLFDERDPAVKMLLAMAIASANKAGKYIGICGQGPSDHPDLAEWLMDQGISSISLNPDTVVDTWTRLASHKKA; this is encoded by the coding sequence ATGGAGCCTATCGTCATCCCCTTTGAACAATTGCGCATGACTGACGTAGAGCAGGTCGGCGGCAAGAACTCCTCACTCGGCGAAATGATCAGCCAGCTGGCTGGTACGGGCGTCCGCGTGCCGGGCGGCTTTGCCACGACGGCCTCGGCTTATCGCGAGTTCCTGGCGCAGAGCGGCCTCGACAACAAGATCAACGCCGCCCTGGATGCGCTCGATGTCGATGACGTCAATGCACTCGCCGCCTGCGGTGCGCAGATTCGTCAATGGATCATGGAAACGCCGTTCCCGATGTCGTTGACCGTTGCGATCACCGAGCAATACCAGCGCCTGGTCGCCGATTCCACCGCCGACATGTCCTTCGCCGTGCGCTCTTCCGCCACCGCCGAAGACTTGCCGGATGCTTCCTTCGCCGGCCAGCAGGAAACCTTCCTGAACATCGTCGGCCTGGAAAACATCCTGCACGCGATCAAGGAAGTCTTTGCCTCGCTGTACAACGACCGCGCCATTTCCTACCGCGTGCACAAGAACTTCGTGCATGCCGACGTCGCACTGTCCGCCGGTATCCAGCGCATGGTGCGTTCCGACAAGGGCGCCGCCGGCGTGATGTTCACGCTCGACACCGAATCCGGCTTCCGTGATGCCGTGTTCGTCACCTCCAGCTATGGTCTGGGCGAAACCGTCGTCCAGGGCGCTGTCAATCCGGACGAGTTCTACGTGCACAAGCCGATGCTGGCCGCCGGCAAGAAGGCCGTCGTGCGTCGCAACCTCGGTTCCAAGATGATCAAGATGACCTTCTCGGCCGAGAAGGTTGCCGGCAAGTCGGTCGTTACCGAGGATGTCGAGGAATCCCTGCGTCACCAGTTCTCGTTGAATGACGAAGAAGTCATGGAACTGGCCCGCTACGCGATGATCATCGAAGCCCACTACGGTCGTCCGATGGACATCGAATGGGGCAAGGACGGCATCGACGGCAAGCTCTACATCCTGCAGGCCCGCCCGGAAACCGTGCAGTCGCAGGCGCATGCCGGCAAGGTCGAAAAGTTCAAGCTCAAGTCCTTCTCCAAGGTGCTCGCCTCCGGCCGCGCCATCGGCCAGAAGATCGGTGTCGGCCCGGTTCGCATCGTCAAGGACCCGAAGGAAATGGACCAGGTCAAGCCGGGCGACGTGCTCGTCGCCGACATGACCGACCCGAACTGGGAACCGGTGATGAAGCGCGCTTCCGCCATCGTCACCAATCGTGGCGGCCGTACCTGCCACGCCGCCATCATCGCCCGCGAACTGGGCATCCCGGCGATTGTCGGTTGCGGTGACGCCACCGAAACCCTGACCGAAGGCGAAATCGTTACCGCCTCGTGTACCGAAGGCGATACCGGCCACGTCTATCGCGGCAGCCTCGATTTCGAAGTCACCTCGCGCGACATCACCGCCATGCCGGACGTCCCGGTCAAGGTCATGATGAACGTCGGCAACCCGGAACTGGCCTTCGAATTCGCCCAGCTGCCGAACGCCGGTGTCGGTCTGGCCCGCGTCGAATTCATCATCAACAACGTGATCGGCATTCACCCGAAGGCCATTCTCGACGTCGATCGCCTGCCGGCTTCGAAGCGCGACGAAATCAAGCGCCGCGCCCGTGGCTACGCTTCGCCGAAGGAATTCTTCGTCGAAAAGCTGGTTGAAGGCGTGTCCACCATCGCCGCCGCCTTCTGGCCGAACCCGGTGATCGTGCGTCTCTCCGACTTCAAGTCCAACGAGTACCGCAAGCTGCTCGGCGGCGAGCTCTACGAGCCGGAAGAAGAAAACCCGATGCTCGGCTTCCGCGGCGCCTCGCGTTACATCGCCCAGTCCTTCCGCGACTGTTTCGAGATGGAATGCCGCGCCATGAAGAAGGTCCGCGAAGAAATGGGCCTGACCAACGTGCAACTGATGGTGCCGTTCGTCCGTACTGTTGGCGAAGGCCAGGGCGTCGTCGATCTGCTCGCCGAACACGGTCTGAAGCAGGGCGAAAACGACCTCAAGCTGATCATGATGTGCGAAATCCCGTCCAACGCGCTGCTGGCCGACGACTTCCTCAAGATCTTCGACGGCTTCTCGATCGGCTCCAACGACCTGACCCAGCTCACGCTGGGCCTCGACCGCGACTCCGGTCTGGTCGCCAACCTCTTCGACGAACGCGACCCGGCCGTCAAGATGCTGCTCGCCATGGCCATCGCCTCGGCCAACAAGGCCGGCAAGTACATTGGCATCTGCGGCCAGGGCCCGTCCGACCACCCCGATCTGGCCGAATGGCTGATGGATCAGGGCATCAGCAGCATCTCGCTGAACCCGGATACCGTGGTTGATACCTGGACCCGTCTGGCCTCGCACAAAAAGGCCTGA
- a CDS encoding FadR/GntR family transcriptional regulator, whose product MSPAKMQVPRISDAVAASLERRILEASLKPGDRLPPERELAAEMGVSRPSLREAIQKLASKGMVQSRQGGGTFITDRLASSFFDPWRDMLGAHPNLREDMLEFRRMLEGQAAEWAAERATGDDLARLDQAFAELSAAFAADDLDNRSRCDIAFHQAIGEAAHNALLGHLSSALLRLMHDNIRLNLGELNGVPAAGNLLKNQHTAIHAAIHERKPAAARAAAETHIDFVRETLAQSLRTAARRETAARRLSSDFSNNPSSSS is encoded by the coding sequence ATGTCACCAGCCAAAATGCAGGTTCCGCGTATTTCGGATGCCGTCGCTGCTTCACTCGAGCGCCGCATTCTTGAAGCTTCGCTGAAGCCGGGCGATCGCTTGCCGCCGGAGCGCGAACTCGCGGCCGAGATGGGCGTGTCGCGCCCGTCGCTGCGCGAAGCGATCCAGAAACTGGCCTCGAAAGGCATGGTGCAAAGCCGGCAGGGTGGCGGCACCTTCATTACCGACCGCCTCGCCTCGAGCTTCTTCGATCCGTGGCGCGACATGCTGGGCGCGCACCCCAATCTGCGCGAAGACATGCTTGAATTCCGCCGCATGCTCGAAGGCCAGGCCGCCGAGTGGGCTGCCGAGCGCGCCACCGGCGACGATCTGGCCCGCCTCGATCAGGCTTTTGCAGAACTCTCGGCCGCTTTTGCCGCCGACGACCTCGACAACCGTTCGCGCTGCGACATCGCCTTTCACCAGGCGATCGGCGAAGCCGCCCACAACGCCTTGCTCGGTCACTTGTCGTCGGCCCTGCTGCGCCTGATGCACGACAACATCCGCCTCAACCTGGGCGAACTGAATGGCGTGCCGGCCGCCGGTAACCTGCTCAAGAACCAGCACACCGCGATCCACGCCGCCATTCACGAGCGCAAGCCGGCGGCAGCCCGCGCCGCCGCCGAAACCCATATCGATTTCGTCCGCGAAACCCTGGCCCAGTCGCTGCGCACCGCCGCCCGTCGGGAAACGGCAGCGCGGCGCCTGAGCAGCGATTTCAGCAATAACCCTTCGTCTTCTTCTTGA
- a CDS encoding (Fe-S)-binding protein, with translation MPNHGKPASRPRDIYFFATCVVDQFYPGAGMDAITLLERLGMRVHFPEEQTCCGQPAYTSGFPDAARKVAALQLTLFPEDWPVVVPSGSCAGMMKHHYPTLFAADPTRKAQAEALSTRIYELTDFLVNVLDWQPQDTGGDCTVVLHTSCSARREMNVHLTGRQLLGNLDKVKVAQQDHESECCGFGGTFSLKQPEISGAMVEDKVKALKATGAERVVSADCGCLMNILGHAAWKDQQEGKSKPSLPGEHIASFLLRRTAQ, from the coding sequence ATGCCGAATCATGGAAAACCCGCGAGCCGCCCGCGCGACATCTATTTCTTTGCCACCTGCGTCGTCGACCAGTTCTATCCTGGCGCCGGCATGGACGCCATCACCCTGCTCGAACGCCTGGGCATGCGCGTGCATTTCCCGGAAGAACAGACCTGTTGCGGTCAACCCGCCTACACCAGCGGTTTTCCCGACGCAGCGAGAAAAGTTGCCGCGCTGCAACTGACGCTGTTCCCGGAAGACTGGCCGGTCGTCGTGCCGTCCGGCTCCTGCGCCGGCATGATGAAGCACCATTACCCGACACTGTTTGCCGCGGACCCGACCCGCAAGGCGCAGGCCGAAGCGCTGTCGACGCGCATCTACGAGCTGACCGATTTCCTGGTCAATGTGCTCGACTGGCAACCGCAGGACACCGGCGGCGACTGCACCGTCGTGCTGCACACCTCCTGTTCGGCGCGCCGCGAAATGAATGTCCATCTGACTGGCCGGCAGTTGCTCGGCAACCTGGACAAGGTCAAGGTCGCGCAGCAGGATCATGAATCCGAATGCTGCGGCTTCGGCGGCACCTTCTCGCTGAAGCAGCCGGAAATCTCCGGCGCCATGGTCGAAGACAAGGTCAAGGCCCTCAAGGCGACCGGCGCCGAGCGCGTCGTCAGCGCCGACTGCGGTTGCCTGATGAACATCCTCGGCCACGCAGCCTGGAAGGATCAACAGGAAGGCAAGAGCAAGCCGAGCCTGCCCGGCGAACACATCGCCAGCTTCCTGCTGCGGAGAACTGCCCAATGA
- a CDS encoding LutC/YkgG family protein, translating into MSARDRILNKLKAAPRQDKAVPDVAAWYATHRTPEDKAGKVQRFRQCIELAHAEVHAVTPADWLTTLREVLRSKGLDKILVSEETTHGCAVLDEFPRQGVDCQVYDMAIEAWKTEMFNATPASLTAARAAIAETGTLILWPDAAEPRLMSLVPPVHIVLLDANRIYNTFYEAMHSEGWKDGLPTNALLVSGPSKTADIQQTLAYGAHGPKELVVLLLTEDAQ; encoded by the coding sequence ATGAGCGCCCGTGACCGCATCCTGAACAAATTGAAGGCCGCCCCGCGCCAGGACAAGGCCGTACCGGACGTCGCCGCCTGGTATGCCACGCATCGCACGCCGGAAGACAAGGCCGGCAAGGTGCAGCGCTTCCGCCAGTGCATCGAACTGGCGCATGCCGAAGTGCATGCGGTAACGCCGGCCGACTGGCTGACCACCCTGCGCGAAGTCCTGCGCAGCAAGGGGCTGGACAAGATCCTGGTGAGCGAGGAAACGACGCACGGCTGCGCGGTGCTCGATGAATTCCCGCGCCAGGGCGTTGACTGCCAGGTCTACGACATGGCGATCGAAGCCTGGAAGACGGAAATGTTCAACGCGACGCCGGCCAGCCTGACTGCCGCCCGCGCCGCCATCGCCGAGACCGGCACGCTGATCCTCTGGCCGGACGCCGCCGAGCCGCGCCTGATGTCGCTGGTGCCGCCGGTGCATATCGTGCTGCTCGACGCGAACCGCATCTACAACACCTTTTACGAGGCGATGCACAGCGAAGGCTGGAAGGACGGCCTGCCGACCAACGCCCTGCTCGTCTCCGGCCCGTCGAAAACCGCCGACATCCAGCAGACGCTGGCCTACGGCGCACACGGCCCGAAGGAACTGGTCGTCTTGCTGCTGACGGAGGACGCACAATGA
- a CDS encoding LutB/LldF family L-lactate oxidation iron-sulfur protein: MSEHTLHFKPAEGFRARSKAVVDNPFLRQSFRGAMDFLMSKRAAQFPDAGELASLRTLGESIRQYNLAKLPTLLEQLEANLTRNGIQVHWAETPEEANAIILGICQRIGTELMVKGKSMVSEEIELNHAAEAAGVAALESDMGEYIVQLADEKPSHIIMPAIHKTKEEIARLFADKVEGVDYTDNVDALIQIGRNVLRQKFLEADIGLSGVNFAVAETGTLCLVENEGNGRMCTTAPPVHIAITGIEKIVEKLEHIPPLLSLLTRSATGQNISTYFNMISSPRKPGEKDGPAEVHLVLLDNGRSQAYADEQLRKTLQCIRCGACMNHCPVYTRIGGHAYGTTYPGPIGKIISPHMLGLDATSSMATASSLCGACGEVCPVKIPIPELLMRLREEAFTAPHANPSMLGQGAGYSWLMTSVWKGWAAVYRSPALYAVATWLGSRFAWLMPAKQGAWTSVRVPLKPAPKRLRDMLKDRG; this comes from the coding sequence ATGAGCGAGCACACTCTGCACTTCAAGCCGGCCGAAGGCTTCCGCGCCCGCTCCAAGGCGGTCGTCGACAATCCCTTCCTGCGCCAGAGCTTCCGCGGCGCCATGGACTTCCTGATGAGCAAGCGCGCCGCGCAGTTCCCGGATGCCGGGGAACTGGCCAGCCTGCGCACGCTGGGCGAAAGCATCCGCCAGTACAACCTGGCCAAGCTACCGACCCTGCTCGAACAACTCGAAGCCAATCTGACGCGCAACGGTATCCAGGTGCACTGGGCGGAGACGCCGGAGGAAGCCAACGCCATCATCCTCGGCATCTGCCAGCGCATCGGCACCGAACTGATGGTCAAGGGCAAGTCCATGGTCAGCGAGGAAATCGAGCTCAACCATGCCGCCGAAGCCGCCGGCGTCGCCGCGCTGGAGTCGGACATGGGCGAGTACATCGTCCAGCTCGCCGATGAAAAGCCGTCGCACATCATCATGCCGGCCATCCACAAGACCAAGGAAGAAATCGCCCGCCTGTTCGCCGACAAGGTCGAAGGCGTCGATTACACCGACAACGTCGATGCGCTGATCCAGATCGGCCGCAATGTGCTGCGCCAGAAGTTTCTGGAGGCTGACATCGGCCTCTCCGGCGTCAATTTCGCCGTCGCCGAAACCGGCACGCTGTGCCTCGTCGAAAACGAAGGCAACGGCCGCATGTGCACGACGGCGCCGCCGGTGCATATCGCCATCACCGGCATCGAGAAGATCGTCGAAAAACTGGAACACATCCCGCCGCTGCTCTCGCTGCTCACCCGCTCGGCAACCGGCCAGAACATCTCGACCTACTTCAACATGATCTCCAGCCCGCGCAAACCGGGCGAGAAAGACGGCCCGGCCGAAGTCCACCTGGTCCTGCTCGACAACGGCCGCAGCCAGGCCTATGCCGACGAACAACTGCGCAAGACCCTGCAATGCATCCGCTGCGGCGCCTGCATGAACCATTGCCCGGTCTATACCCGCATCGGCGGCCACGCCTACGGCACGACCTACCCCGGCCCGATCGGCAAGATCATCTCGCCGCACATGCTCGGCCTGGACGCGACCTCATCGATGGCCACCGCCTCCTCGCTGTGCGGCGCGTGTGGCGAGGTCTGCCCGGTCAAGATTCCGATCCCGGAATTGCTGATGCGCCTGCGCGAAGAAGCCTTTACCGCGCCGCATGCGAATCCTTCGATGCTTGGTCAGGGTGCGGGGTATAGCTGGTTGATGACTTCCGTCTGGAAGGGGTGGGCGGCGGTGTATCGCTCGCCTGCCCTGTACGCTGTTGCGACCTGGCTGGGGAGTCGGTTTGCGTGGCTGATGCCTGCGAAGCAAGGGGCCTGGACGAGTGTTCGGGTTCCGTTGAAGCCGGCACCGAAGCGCTTGCGGGATATGCTGAAGGATCGCGGGTAA
- a CDS encoding FAD-binding and (Fe-S)-binding domain-containing protein → MSALIQHLRQHLPDHQIIVDDLRRLAYGTDASFYRLIPQVITLIETEDDVRTVLTAGRLHATPVTFRAAGTSLSGQAISSGILALIGEGFASCEISADAGKVKVGPGIVGGEVNRRLAPLGKKIGPDPASIGAAKIGGIAANNASGMCCGTAQNSYRTLAGLRVVLADGSVLDTEDPLSVNAFSQSHAVLLGELERLGSDTRNNPKLAERIRHKFKIKNTTGYSLNALVDYEDPIDILSHLMIGSEGTLGFISSITYRTVVEDPCKASALVFFPDIRTACEAVIRLKPQPVAAVELLDRPALHSVENKPGLPAVMRELGEEAAALLIEVRAATVDALQEKISAVHAAIAGVATVEPMVFSTDPATCEMYWKVRKGTFPSVGAMRRTGTTVLIEDVAFPIESLADATLDLQGLLRHHGYHEAIIFGHALEGNLHFVFTQDFGDPAEVDRYARFMDDVCQLVVGKYDGSLKAEHGTGRNMAPFVELEWGKDAAELMRRIKNLFDPENLLNPGVIINDDPQAHLANLKPMPAAEDIVDRCIECGFCEPLCPSHRLTLSPRQRIVSVRELARRAAQGLPAGSIGEDYAYMGLDTCAGCGLCSTACPVGIDTGDLTRRLRGRKMGDTARTVNAWTGEHFGAVASASRLGLKVGHAVSGVLGDNFLARISGGAWKKDMPHAGKAPVARMTQGDPVVYFPTCGGRIFGPADSGEKQLGEVIIELLERAGYRAILPAGFDSLCCGQMLASKGMAEEAEGMSQRLEAALMQASENGKYPVIMDASTCSVRMQQHLAGRLKLYDFHEFAVDALLPRLMLNKQPGPIALHINCTVRKTGSDAKLRTLLKACAEQVIEPAGVTCCGFAGDRGFAVPELNQHALRKIHAELPANCGCGVSTNRTCEIGLTAETGRIYQSVAYLLEKCSRPVQGC, encoded by the coding sequence ATGAGCGCCCTCATCCAGCACCTCCGCCAACACCTCCCCGATCACCAGATCATCGTCGACGATCTGCGTCGCCTCGCCTACGGCACCGATGCCAGTTTCTACCGCCTGATCCCGCAGGTGATCACGTTGATCGAGACGGAAGACGACGTGCGTACGGTGTTGACCGCCGGCCGGCTGCATGCCACGCCGGTGACTTTCCGCGCGGCCGGGACCAGCCTGTCCGGTCAGGCGATCAGCAGCGGCATCCTGGCGCTGATCGGCGAAGGCTTTGCCAGTTGCGAGATCAGTGCCGATGCCGGCAAGGTCAAGGTCGGGCCGGGGATAGTCGGGGGTGAGGTGAATCGCCGCCTGGCGCCGCTCGGCAAGAAGATCGGGCCGGATCCGGCGTCGATCGGGGCGGCCAAGATCGGCGGCATTGCCGCCAACAACGCTTCCGGCATGTGCTGCGGCACGGCCCAGAACAGTTACCGGACGCTGGCCGGCCTGCGCGTCGTGCTCGCCGACGGCAGCGTGCTCGACACGGAAGATCCGCTCAGCGTCAATGCCTTCTCGCAAAGCCATGCGGTGCTGCTCGGCGAACTCGAACGCCTGGGCAGCGACACGCGCAACAACCCGAAACTGGCCGAGCGCATCCGCCACAAGTTCAAGATCAAGAACACCACCGGTTACAGCCTGAATGCGCTGGTCGATTATGAAGATCCGATCGACATCCTGAGCCACCTGATGATCGGCTCGGAAGGCACGCTCGGCTTCATTTCCAGCATCACCTACCGGACCGTCGTCGAAGATCCGTGCAAGGCTTCCGCGCTGGTTTTCTTCCCCGATATCCGCACTGCCTGCGAAGCAGTGATCCGCCTCAAGCCGCAGCCGGTCGCCGCGGTCGAGCTGCTCGACCGGCCCGCCCTGCATTCAGTCGAGAACAAGCCCGGCCTGCCGGCGGTGATGCGCGAGCTGGGCGAGGAGGCAGCCGCGCTGCTGATCGAAGTACGCGCCGCAACGGTCGACGCGCTGCAGGAGAAGATTTCCGCCGTGCATGCCGCCATCGCAGGCGTCGCCACGGTCGAACCGATGGTTTTCTCGACCGATCCGGCGACCTGCGAGATGTACTGGAAGGTGCGCAAGGGCACTTTCCCCTCGGTCGGCGCCATGCGCCGCACCGGCACCACCGTGCTGATCGAGGACGTCGCCTTCCCGATCGAGTCGCTGGCCGATGCCACGCTCGACCTGCAGGGCCTGCTGCGCCATCACGGCTACCACGAGGCGATCATTTTCGGACATGCGCTGGAGGGCAACCTGCATTTCGTGTTCACGCAGGATTTTGGCGATCCGGCCGAGGTCGACCGCTACGCCCGTTTCATGGACGACGTCTGCCAGCTGGTGGTCGGCAAATACGACGGCTCGCTCAAGGCCGAGCATGGCACCGGCCGCAACATGGCGCCCTTCGTCGAACTGGAATGGGGCAAGGACGCGGCCGAGCTGATGCGCCGCATCAAGAACCTGTTCGACCCTGAAAACCTGCTCAACCCCGGCGTCATCATCAATGACGATCCGCAGGCCCACCTCGCCAACCTGAAGCCGATGCCGGCCGCCGAGGACATCGTCGACCGCTGCATCGAATGCGGCTTCTGCGAACCGCTCTGCCCCTCGCACCGGCTGACGCTGAGCCCGCGCCAGCGCATCGTCAGCGTGCGCGAACTGGCCCGCCGCGCAGCCCAGGGCCTGCCCGCCGGCAGCATCGGCGAAGACTACGCCTACATGGGCCTCGACACCTGCGCCGGTTGCGGCCTGTGCTCGACCGCCTGCCCGGTCGGCATCGATACCGGCGACCTGACCCGCCGCCTGCGCGGCCGCAAGATGGGCGACACCGCCCGCACGGTCAACGCCTGGACGGGCGAACATTTCGGCGCGGTCGCCAGCGCCTCGCGCCTCGGCCTGAAAGTCGGCCATGCCGTTTCCGGCGTGCTCGGCGACAACTTCCTCGCCCGCATTTCCGGCGGCGCCTGGAAGAAGGACATGCCGCACGCCGGCAAGGCACCGGTCGCACGCATGACGCAGGGCGACCCGGTGGTCTATTTCCCGACCTGCGGCGGCCGCATCTTCGGGCCGGCCGACAGTGGCGAGAAGCAGCTCGGCGAGGTCATCATCGAGTTACTCGAACGCGCCGGCTACCGCGCCATCCTGCCCGCGGGCTTCGACAGCCTGTGCTGCGGCCAGATGCTCGCCAGCAAGGGCATGGCCGAAGAGGCAGAAGGCATGTCGCAGCGTCTCGAAGCCGCCCTGATGCAAGCCTCGGAGAACGGCAAGTACCCGGTGATCATGGATGCCAGCACCTGCTCGGTGCGCATGCAGCAACATCTGGCCGGACGCCTCAAGCTCTACGATTTCCACGAATTTGCCGTGGACGCCCTGTTGCCGCGCCTGATGCTCAACAAACAGCCGGGTCCGATTGCCCTGCACATCAACTGCACGGTGCGCAAGACCGGTTCGGATGCCAAGTTGCGCACCCTGCTCAAGGCCTGTGCCGAACAGGTCATCGAGCCGGCCGGCGTGACCTGCTGCGGCTTTGCCGGCGACCGCGGCTTCGCGGTACCGGAACTCAACCAGCACGCGCTGCGCAAGATCCACGCCGAACTGCCGGCCAATTGCGGCTGCGGCGTGTCGACCAACCGCACCTGCGAAATCGGCCTGACCGCCGAAACCGGGCGCATCTATCAATCCGTCGCATATTTGCTCGAAAAATGCAGTCGACCGGTACAGGGCTGTTGA